A single window of Rubripirellula lacrimiformis DNA harbors:
- a CDS encoding glycosyltransferase family 39 protein translates to MNFTEPAISDREDRQDVPTVASGSGRVRRHANSGTAGIWTWPDVILVASLVVIGFVLRSIGVGWESIWYDEACSLKMASASFHDLITGAALDIGNPCGYFILLKLWCSVFGYTIESARIFSAVADVMSIVITWVFAMTICRDRRIAVTAVVMVTINPAMIFLAREARVFGLLTALVTTVAWLTEKILRDGRRRYWVALTACSIVLPHLHYYTLFVLTVLWIPLVFGRKDERLSRFVQYVGMGLISLLCFLPWSPNFLLQLTLWTAPFNPWMKHAAYFPVYTLAGRTGIWKQDGLMMMLLAQVVVLGGVYLPALLSIKSVFRIIRVPALIAIGVMSLALFVSVVYDSLLNCRYLSPVIPCIIIAWSVAIWHLPQRLKMLRWCSIALVCLIAMGSLGRMYARNHKHDWRGVAAMISHRAADSPVVFYEDIGEESFHYYRAGHATRRVPERFGNAGEGWNESGLESELQQMGDFWFCLWTLDDWEAIETWMEDRFDRIDAADFGEIQVRRYQVKPTTVP, encoded by the coding sequence ATGAATTTCACGGAACCAGCAATCTCTGATCGCGAAGATCGGCAGGATGTCCCGACGGTCGCGTCCGGATCGGGGCGCGTGCGCCGTCATGCAAATTCTGGCACCGCTGGGATTTGGACATGGCCGGATGTCATCCTGGTCGCATCGCTGGTCGTCATCGGTTTTGTGCTTCGGTCGATCGGAGTCGGCTGGGAAAGCATTTGGTATGACGAAGCTTGCAGCCTGAAGATGGCGTCGGCGTCGTTTCATGACCTGATCACCGGCGCGGCTTTGGACATCGGCAATCCATGCGGCTATTTCATTCTGTTGAAACTGTGGTGTTCGGTCTTCGGCTATACGATCGAAAGTGCTCGGATCTTTTCAGCGGTTGCTGATGTGATGTCGATCGTGATCACCTGGGTGTTCGCGATGACGATCTGTCGCGATCGACGCATTGCGGTCACTGCGGTCGTGATGGTCACCATCAATCCAGCAATGATTTTCCTGGCTCGCGAAGCACGCGTGTTTGGATTGCTGACGGCTTTGGTGACGACCGTGGCATGGTTGACTGAAAAGATTTTGCGTGATGGACGTCGCCGCTATTGGGTTGCATTGACCGCGTGCAGCATTGTGCTGCCCCACCTGCACTACTACACGCTGTTCGTGTTGACGGTGTTGTGGATTCCGCTGGTCTTCGGTCGCAAAGATGAACGGCTGTCGCGGTTCGTTCAATACGTTGGGATGGGCCTGATCAGTCTGCTGTGCTTCCTGCCCTGGTCCCCAAATTTCCTGCTGCAACTGACACTGTGGACGGCGCCCTTCAACCCGTGGATGAAACACGCCGCGTATTTCCCGGTGTACACCCTGGCTGGGCGAACGGGGATTTGGAAGCAAGACGGGTTGATGATGATGTTGTTGGCGCAAGTGGTCGTCCTGGGCGGCGTTTATCTGCCCGCGCTGTTGTCGATCAAGTCGGTCTTTCGAATCATTCGGGTCCCCGCATTGATTGCGATCGGCGTCATGTCGCTGGCGCTGTTCGTTTCCGTCGTCTATGACTCGCTGTTGAACTGTCGCTATCTCAGTCCCGTCATTCCCTGCATCATCATCGCATGGTCGGTTGCGATCTGGCATCTTCCCCAGCGTCTGAAGATGCTGCGTTGGTGTTCGATTGCTCTGGTGTGCTTGATCGCGATGGGGTCGCTGGGACGCATGTACGCTCGCAATCACAAACATGATTGGCGCGGTGTTGCCGCGATGATCAGTCACCGGGCTGCCGATTCGCCGGTCGTGTTTTACGAAGACATCGGCGAAGAATCGTTCCACTACTATCGTGCCGGGCACGCCACTCGTCGGGTTCCCGAGCGGTTTGGAAACGCGGGTGAAGGCTGGAACGAATCGGGGCTGGAATCCGAACTGCAGCAGATGGGCGATTTTTGGTTTTGTCTTTGGACGCTGGATGACTGGGAAGCGATCGAAACATGGATGGAAGATCGTTTTGACAGAATCGATGCTGCCGATTTCGGTGAAATTCAGGTGCGACGCTACCAGGTGAAACCCACCACGGTTCCCTGA
- a CDS encoding nitrilase-related carbon-nitrogen hydrolase, protein MPRLVRGALIQTKLCEPSTSPVAKIKQAMIDKHVDLIAQAADQGAQVCCLQELFYGPYFCAEQEMKWYEMAERVPDGPTTRLMMELAKKHKMVMVVPVSEEDLTGVYYNTAAVIDADGTFLGKFRKMHLPHCQPGFWEKFYFRPGNLGYPVFDTAVGKVGVYLCYDRHFPEGARALGLAGAEIVFNPSATVAGLSEYLWKLEQPAHAVANQYFVGAINRPGMEAPWNIGEFYGQSYFCDPRGQFIAQSEKRTETDIVIADMDLDIIREVRNTWQFFRDRRPETYDALTDL, encoded by the coding sequence ATGCCACGATTGGTGCGAGGTGCATTGATCCAGACGAAACTCTGCGAGCCGTCCACGTCGCCGGTGGCAAAGATCAAACAGGCCATGATCGACAAACACGTCGATCTGATCGCCCAGGCCGCCGACCAAGGTGCCCAAGTCTGCTGTCTGCAAGAACTGTTCTACGGCCCTTACTTCTGCGCCGAACAGGAGATGAAGTGGTACGAGATGGCCGAACGGGTGCCCGATGGCCCGACGACACGGCTGATGATGGAACTGGCAAAAAAGCACAAGATGGTGATGGTCGTGCCCGTCAGCGAGGAAGATCTGACCGGGGTCTATTACAACACCGCGGCCGTGATCGATGCCGACGGAACCTTCCTAGGCAAGTTCCGCAAAATGCACCTGCCGCATTGCCAGCCGGGTTTTTGGGAAAAGTTCTACTTCCGCCCCGGCAACCTTGGTTATCCGGTGTTCGATACCGCCGTCGGAAAAGTCGGCGTCTACCTATGCTATGACCGACACTTTCCCGAGGGGGCACGGGCCTTGGGATTGGCCGGTGCCGAAATCGTATTCAACCCCAGCGCGACCGTCGCCGGGCTTAGCGAATACCTTTGGAAACTGGAACAACCCGCGCACGCCGTGGCCAACCAGTACTTTGTCGGCGCCATCAACCGCCCCGGCATGGAAGCACCCTGGAACATTGGCGAGTTCTATGGGCAGAGTTATTTTTGCGATCCTCGCGGTCAATTCATCGCGCAAAGCGAGAAACGGACCGAGACGGACATCGTGATCGCCGACATGGATTTGGACATCATCCGGGAAGTTCGCAACACCTGGCAATTCTTTCGCGACCGTCGGCCCGAAACCTATGACGCGCTGACCGATCTGTAA
- a CDS encoding beta-ketoacyl-ACP synthase III: MTESPVPAMASEPEGETCPSPITTRGRMGKVAGVRVAATGSYVPDQIVTNEDLAALGCDSEWIVRRTGIRQRRRAADGEATSDMCYEASVRCMEKAGVTADQIDLIIVATMTPDHPTPSTGCHLQRRLGVTAPAMDVNAACAGFMYGMITAAQFIAAGNSKCALVVGADLMSRTVDPEDKKTYPLFGDAAGAMLLVADENATEGILSYQVGSEGCGGEMLCVPAGGSRTPLTPDTYAKRLQYLTMDGRNVFKWAVRLFAESAKDVLADAGVDSSELDMVVLHQANQRIIDSAVSDLNVAPEKVFVNLDRYGNTSGASIPLAIDEAVREGRMKSGDLVLMCGFGAGLAWGTALMRW; this comes from the coding sequence ATGACTGAATCTCCTGTCCCCGCCATGGCTAGCGAGCCTGAAGGTGAAACTTGTCCGTCTCCCATCACGACTCGCGGTCGAATGGGCAAAGTCGCGGGCGTTCGTGTGGCGGCCACTGGTTCCTATGTGCCCGATCAAATCGTCACCAACGAAGACTTGGCCGCACTGGGATGTGACAGCGAATGGATCGTCCGTCGCACCGGCATTCGCCAGCGACGTAGGGCCGCCGATGGCGAAGCCACCAGCGACATGTGTTACGAAGCCTCCGTGCGGTGCATGGAAAAGGCTGGCGTGACGGCTGACCAGATTGATCTGATCATCGTCGCCACCATGACACCCGATCATCCGACTCCGTCCACGGGGTGTCATCTGCAGCGACGATTAGGCGTCACGGCGCCGGCCATGGATGTGAACGCCGCATGCGCCGGATTCATGTACGGCATGATCACCGCGGCCCAGTTCATCGCGGCCGGCAACAGCAAGTGTGCGTTGGTGGTCGGTGCCGATTTGATGAGCCGTACGGTCGATCCCGAAGACAAAAAAACCTATCCCCTGTTCGGCGACGCCGCCGGTGCGATGCTGTTGGTCGCTGACGAAAACGCGACCGAAGGCATCCTGTCCTATCAAGTCGGCAGTGAAGGTTGCGGTGGCGAAATGCTGTGTGTCCCCGCCGGTGGTTCGCGAACGCCGCTGACGCCCGATACCTACGCGAAACGTTTGCAGTACCTGACGATGGATGGCCGCAATGTCTTCAAGTGGGCCGTTCGCCTGTTTGCTGAAAGTGCCAAAGACGTGCTGGCCGATGCAGGGGTCGATTCCAGCGAACTGGACATGGTGGTGCTACACCAAGCCAACCAACGCATCATCGATTCGGCGGTGTCGGATCTGAATGTTGCACCGGAGAAAGTCTTCGTCAACTTAGACCGCTACGGAAACACGTCGGGCGCCAGTATTCCATTGGCGATTGATGAAGCGGTTCGCGAAGGTCGCATGAAATCAGGCGACTTGGTGTTGATGTGCGGCTTTGGCGCCGGGCTAGCCTGGGGAACGGCGCTGATGCGCTGGTAG
- a CDS encoding S26 family signal peptidase, whose protein sequence is MDPGSPPAFETVAYRVAGPSMAPTMLGDSMYVHCIPCDLGWQIVPTTDAETVCWHCGSRVSTAPTMATIGDVVSIQRPDSRSLQRGDVIALEHEGKGNIKRIVAVPGDVVDRSGLRFSVNGRPIGDFQWAIDGQTIPIDFDDHRRQSRWQKSNETPLDDPAQDPQTRVWTLTDTPSDDWLVYHHRSVHDQNRPSGVWDDYPINHGLSRAMEAVESLIFQATTFDASPDAELEAVFWSSTGNVRGTIALVTGGVIDIDQARLRVESEREPSESPVSSRDPVSSRDPVSAANPVAIRIVTGSAVLTGLTLRRHLDYRLRRRDDTSVYPMQLGADDYFVLGDNVPVSVDSRNYGPIQAVDMIGYALPPQRN, encoded by the coding sequence GTGGATCCGGGATCCCCCCCAGCGTTCGAAACCGTGGCCTATCGGGTCGCTGGACCGTCGATGGCCCCAACGATGTTGGGCGATTCGATGTACGTCCATTGCATACCGTGCGATTTGGGTTGGCAGATTGTGCCGACAACGGATGCGGAAACGGTCTGTTGGCATTGCGGATCGAGGGTGTCGACGGCCCCCACGATGGCGACCATCGGTGACGTCGTCAGCATCCAACGCCCGGATTCCCGATCGCTGCAGCGAGGCGATGTGATCGCCCTGGAACATGAGGGGAAGGGCAACATCAAACGAATCGTTGCCGTTCCAGGCGATGTGGTGGACCGATCCGGCCTGCGTTTTAGCGTCAATGGACGGCCGATTGGCGATTTCCAGTGGGCCATCGATGGCCAGACGATCCCGATTGATTTCGACGACCATCGCCGCCAATCTCGCTGGCAAAAAAGCAACGAAACACCGCTGGACGATCCGGCACAGGATCCCCAAACTCGGGTTTGGACACTGACCGACACCCCGTCCGACGACTGGTTGGTCTACCACCACCGCAGCGTCCACGACCAGAACCGACCCAGCGGTGTGTGGGACGACTACCCGATCAATCACGGACTTTCCCGAGCGATGGAAGCTGTGGAATCGCTGATTTTTCAAGCGACCACGTTCGACGCGTCGCCTGACGCGGAATTGGAAGCGGTATTTTGGTCATCGACGGGCAACGTCCGGGGGACCATCGCACTGGTCACCGGTGGTGTGATCGATATCGACCAAGCAAGACTGCGCGTGGAATCCGAACGGGAACCATCCGAATCGCCGGTTTCGTCGCGTGATCCGGTTTCGTCGCGTGATCCGGTTTCGGCGGCGAATCCAGTGGCAATACGGATCGTGACAGGATCCGCGGTGCTAACCGGCCTGACCCTGCGGCGGCATCTGGATTACCGACTTCGCCGCCGAGACGACACCAGCGTCTATCCGATGCAATTGGGGGCGGATGACTACTTCGTGCTCGGCGACAATGTCCCGGTTTCCGTTGACAGCCGAAACTACGGGCCGATTCAGGCGGTCGACATGATCGGATATGCGTTGCCACCGCAGCGAAACTAG
- a CDS encoding molybdopterin-binding domain-containing protein produces the protein MNRSPIVCPFCPLNCDDLTVAANGQTDSDCPIAEQGFSFAMAAPPAPRIGSDPASPDDVHRLASTWFAKQDRVRIATASTPLSTSRTLATMVADSRIELFVDETPSQSALRTAVARDGNVSATLGDVKKHADLIWTIGDVSGQMPRLWQRLSRSPSSGDLTTDRSGPTPARLSHASMGANQFADIAFAIRSGSTPDASQADLIQSIQSAGYLAIILAPDAFDAGQELTTAEWIVKWTIQQNQKQESRSRRVVLVGMDAATTLRSVVGWHTNQRLTATMTNVDIRLGNAIAGAQPAKLQIGGVDPGPELAHAYVPAGIAGVHHPDAIIRGDATVTLPLDRCVETRPAELPNSIIQPSAQSMDSSFTGRTVRPDVFLKSLFAVKLA, from the coding sequence GTGAACCGATCGCCGATCGTATGCCCGTTCTGTCCGCTGAACTGTGACGACCTAACCGTTGCGGCAAACGGGCAAACCGATAGCGACTGCCCGATTGCCGAGCAGGGTTTTTCGTTCGCGATGGCCGCCCCCCCAGCGCCGCGAATCGGGTCCGATCCGGCAAGCCCAGACGACGTCCATCGCCTGGCCAGCACTTGGTTTGCCAAGCAGGATCGAGTCCGCATCGCAACCGCATCGACTCCGCTATCGACGTCGCGAACCCTGGCAACCATGGTGGCCGACAGCAGGATCGAACTATTCGTCGATGAAACGCCATCGCAATCAGCACTTCGCACGGCAGTGGCACGCGATGGCAATGTCTCGGCAACGCTGGGCGACGTCAAAAAACACGCCGATCTGATTTGGACGATTGGCGATGTCAGCGGACAAATGCCAAGACTGTGGCAACGCCTGTCGCGATCACCTAGTAGCGGTGATTTGACCACTGATCGATCGGGCCCAACCCCAGCTCGGCTATCGCACGCATCGATGGGCGCCAACCAGTTCGCCGACATCGCGTTTGCGATCCGCAGCGGCAGCACGCCGGACGCATCCCAAGCGGACTTGATCCAGTCGATCCAGTCGGCAGGCTACCTGGCCATCATTCTGGCACCGGATGCATTCGACGCCGGCCAGGAATTGACGACTGCGGAATGGATCGTGAAGTGGACGATCCAGCAAAATCAGAAACAGGAATCCCGTAGTCGCCGCGTCGTCCTGGTGGGCATGGATGCGGCAACCACACTGCGATCGGTCGTTGGCTGGCATACCAACCAGCGGCTAACCGCGACCATGACCAACGTCGACATTCGTCTTGGCAATGCGATTGCCGGGGCACAACCGGCGAAACTGCAAATCGGCGGCGTGGATCCCGGCCCGGAATTGGCTCACGCGTATGTTCCCGCCGGGATCGCCGGCGTTCATCACCCGGACGCCATCATTCGTGGCGACGCAACCGTGACGTTGCCGCTGGATCGGTGCGTGGAAACGAGGCCCGCCGAATTGCCAAACTCGATCATCCAGCCCAGTGCGCAATCGATGGACTCGTCTTTCACCGGCCGAACAGTCCGTCCCGATGTCTTCTTGAAAAGCTTGTTTGCGGTGAAGCTGGCCTAG
- the hemE gene encoding uroporphyrinogen decarboxylase: MPKAEADFNGLQIAALESRRATDMARMIGRSGGVAHVSPSMREVPIEPNRGAIDFAYRVMTGEVNIVVLMTGVGFRYLLKSIERHVDQQRFLESLSDVTTICRGPKPAAALREFGITATHRVPEPNTWRELLQTIDAHVPVANQVVGLQEYGVTNASLIAGLEARGATVEPVRVYGWEFPEDLAPLESNLRAIAAGQRDMLLLTSAHQVVNMLRLAEQLELTDELRAGLHRTVIASIGPTTSQMLEECDIHIDFEPSHPKMGHLVTESAQRCQSMVDSKKRLFAASPEYRSKPAEHPSDSSLFMRACRGEATERTPVWLMRQAGRYMAEYREVRAKQSFLDLCANPPLCSEIMCTAVDRLKVDAAIIFSDLLPILVPMGFDLEFVAGDGPVIHNPVREAGDLSRVKPLDRPEALDFVYETVRQTRSDLPESIPLIGFSGSPFTLASYAIEGGGSRTYTHTKRLMQADPGAWGGLMDTLSAAITTYLNHQIAAGAQCVQLFDSWAGCLSPTDYVRFVLPWMKQIIAGIAPGVPVINFATGNPELLPLLRGDRRTVVGVDWRIGLDTAWQRIGHDKSVQGNMDPTVLLANPDVIRSRVGEVLEAAGGRPGHIFNLGHGVMKETPVENAIACVEAVKELSRREPSSS; encoded by the coding sequence ATGCCCAAGGCCGAAGCCGATTTTAACGGACTCCAAATCGCAGCTCTCGAAAGCCGCCGCGCCACCGACATGGCTCGCATGATCGGCCGCAGCGGGGGAGTCGCACACGTCAGCCCGTCAATGCGGGAGGTCCCGATCGAACCGAATCGGGGTGCCATCGACTTTGCGTACCGGGTGATGACAGGGGAAGTCAACATTGTGGTGTTGATGACGGGAGTCGGCTTTCGGTACCTGCTGAAATCCATCGAACGTCATGTGGACCAACAACGGTTCCTGGAATCGTTGTCGGATGTCACCACCATTTGCCGTGGCCCCAAACCGGCCGCCGCGCTGCGGGAATTCGGGATCACGGCGACCCACCGTGTCCCCGAACCGAACACATGGCGTGAACTGCTGCAGACGATCGACGCCCACGTACCGGTCGCCAACCAAGTCGTCGGGCTGCAGGAATACGGCGTCACCAATGCATCGCTGATCGCGGGACTGGAAGCCCGCGGCGCCACGGTGGAACCGGTGCGGGTTTATGGATGGGAGTTCCCCGAAGACCTTGCGCCGCTGGAATCCAACCTTCGTGCGATCGCCGCCGGCCAACGCGACATGCTGCTGCTGACCAGCGCCCATCAGGTGGTCAACATGCTTCGCCTAGCGGAACAGCTTGAACTGACCGACGAACTTCGTGCCGGCCTGCACCGAACCGTGATCGCATCGATCGGGCCCACGACGTCGCAAATGCTAGAAGAATGCGATATCCACATCGACTTTGAACCCAGCCATCCCAAAATGGGGCATCTGGTGACCGAGTCGGCGCAGCGATGCCAGTCGATGGTCGATTCCAAGAAACGACTGTTTGCGGCGTCCCCCGAGTACCGCAGCAAACCGGCCGAACATCCCTCGGATTCCAGCCTGTTCATGCGAGCCTGCCGAGGCGAGGCCACCGAACGGACTCCCGTCTGGCTGATGCGTCAGGCTGGCCGATACATGGCCGAATACCGCGAAGTCCGAGCCAAACAATCGTTTTTGGACCTGTGTGCCAATCCACCGCTGTGCAGCGAGATCATGTGCACCGCCGTTGACCGGTTGAAGGTCGATGCGGCGATCATCTTTTCGGACCTGTTGCCGATCTTGGTGCCGATGGGTTTCGACCTGGAATTTGTCGCCGGCGATGGTCCGGTGATCCACAATCCGGTTCGTGAAGCCGGCGACCTATCGCGAGTCAAACCGCTGGATCGCCCCGAAGCACTCGATTTTGTCTACGAAACGGTACGACAGACACGATCCGATTTGCCTGAATCGATTCCGTTGATCGGGTTCTCGGGATCGCCCTTTACGCTGGCCAGCTATGCCATCGAAGGCGGTGGCAGCCGCACCTACACGCACACCAAACGGTTGATGCAAGCCGACCCGGGTGCTTGGGGGGGGCTGATGGACACGCTATCCGCTGCGATCACGACCTATCTGAACCATCAAATCGCCGCTGGTGCCCAGTGCGTGCAATTGTTCGACAGTTGGGCCGGATGTTTGTCGCCGACCGACTATGTGCGTTTCGTGTTGCCTTGGATGAAACAAATCATCGCTGGAATCGCCCCCGGCGTCCCGGTCATCAACTTTGCAACCGGCAATCCGGAATTGTTGCCGCTGCTGCGAGGCGATCGCCGAACCGTGGTCGGTGTTGACTGGCGAATCGGTTTGGACACCGCTTGGCAGCGGATCGGACATGACAAGAGCGTTCAAGGCAACATGGACCCAACCGTGCTGTTGGCCAATCCAGATGTGATCCGGTCCCGCGTCGGTGAAGTGCTAGAAGCCGCTGGCGGACGTCCCGGACACATCTTCAACCTGGGACACGGAGTGATGAAAGAGACGCCCGTCGAAAATGCGATCGCGTGTGTCGAAGCCGTCAAAGAACTCTCCCGTCGCGAGCCGTCATCGTCGTGA
- the trmB gene encoding tRNA (guanosine(46)-N7)-methyltransferase TrmB: protein MPRHQIRSPKSSVDLSTVLRDVDQLPADLGSQSMFGNDLPLEIEVGSGKGLFISTESVAHPEHNFLGVEIVGKYASHSAGRLLKAGSTNAIMISGNAEPLFEKNIAAGSLEAVHVYFPDPWWKKKHRKRRVVNETSVRNFSRALRVGGRFHFWTDVLDYFENTIEMIADIAPEFGVPIPEEEVEAQHDLDYRTHFERRSIRHQIPVYRVRYEKRVVG from the coding sequence ATGCCGCGTCACCAAATCCGAAGCCCCAAATCGTCGGTGGATCTGTCCACGGTTCTGCGTGATGTGGATCAGTTGCCCGCCGATCTGGGCAGTCAGTCTATGTTTGGCAACGATTTACCGCTGGAAATCGAGGTGGGATCTGGAAAAGGGTTGTTCATTTCGACCGAATCGGTGGCACATCCCGAACATAACTTTTTGGGCGTGGAGATCGTCGGCAAGTACGCGTCGCATTCGGCCGGTCGGCTACTGAAAGCGGGTTCAACCAACGCGATCATGATCAGCGGCAACGCGGAACCCCTGTTCGAAAAGAACATTGCGGCCGGATCGTTGGAAGCCGTTCACGTCTATTTTCCCGATCCGTGGTGGAAAAAGAAGCATCGAAAACGCCGCGTCGTCAACGAAACCAGCGTTCGCAACTTTTCCCGCGCCCTCCGCGTGGGCGGACGGTTCCATTTCTGGACCGATGTCCTGGACTATTTCGAAAACACGATTGAAATGATCGCTGACATCGCACCCGAATTCGGCGTGCCGATTCCCGAAGAAGAAGTCGAAGCCCAGCATGACCTGGACTATCGCACTCACTTTGAACGACGCAGCATCCGCCACCAAATTCCCGTCTATCGCGTTCGTTACGAAAAACGGGTCGTTGGATAG
- a CDS encoding TolC family protein, translating into MSSKKKHRRAARMLLAGLLVTANGCSHLDIIPPGPHDNTPSIHDDYGMQIEYPQVAECASAPSMAAKAATEPMSLEDPSKIPAFEISLEEAIQLAVQQSPVIRSLGGSVVTTPQGTATVYDPAALAASPTQSAEAALSAFDAQYTQQLFWNNVDQPSNRQSFTIPGVGGGPPLIFAPFSQSQNATFTSELAKQTATGARFAVRHNVSYLRTQDPSVAQLRFPSAFTGFVEAEWRQPLLQGAGTTYNRIAGPNALPGQYNGVLIARINEDVTLADFEAAVIQLTADVEQAYWDLATAYRILDANIKGRESAQQTFQYQKVRLEVGTGRTDEEAQARSQFYQFQAEVESSLGGPNGLYALEQRLRYLIGMTASDGRLLRPATDPIDAKVIFDWESALGQALQRRVEIRRQRYNVKRRELEIVAARMDLRPRLDFLAQYRWRGLGDHLIGDDDGAQFNSMYGNMTGGDFQEGQAGIEFSLPVGMRQASLAVQQSRLNLQRERALLEETELRISHDLSDAARQVSLTYQLVETNYNRYQADLLQVDVLRRRYLDGNDNINFLLQAQRQVVISEAAFYRSLFSYNIAIRDLHRQKGSLLAYNQVQLAEGPWAAGAAADAHTTGRFLEPRINPSAVSVPAPLTSGPFDPSAPQNTGFTAAPLANEVIDSPMIEAMSYDDESVTIDPVVVEEVPSPSDALIPIE; encoded by the coding sequence ATGTCCTCTAAAAAGAAACACCGCCGCGCAGCCAGAATGCTGCTGGCGGGCCTCTTGGTCACGGCCAACGGATGCAGCCACTTGGACATCATTCCGCCTGGCCCGCACGACAACACACCGTCGATCCACGATGACTACGGGATGCAGATCGAGTATCCGCAAGTCGCCGAATGTGCATCGGCCCCATCGATGGCTGCCAAAGCGGCGACCGAACCGATGTCGCTAGAGGACCCGTCCAAAATCCCGGCATTCGAGATTTCACTCGAAGAAGCGATTCAGTTGGCTGTCCAACAGAGTCCGGTGATTCGAAGCCTAGGCGGATCGGTGGTAACGACCCCGCAAGGCACCGCGACCGTCTATGACCCCGCGGCTTTGGCGGCCAGCCCGACCCAAAGCGCCGAAGCAGCACTGTCCGCATTCGATGCCCAGTACACCCAACAGTTGTTTTGGAACAACGTCGATCAACCGTCCAACCGACAGTCGTTTACTATCCCGGGTGTTGGCGGCGGTCCACCGCTGATTTTCGCTCCGTTCTCGCAAAGCCAGAACGCCACGTTCACGTCCGAACTTGCCAAGCAAACGGCGACCGGTGCCCGCTTTGCTGTGCGGCACAACGTTAGCTACCTGCGTACCCAAGACCCGTCGGTCGCGCAGCTGCGATTCCCCAGCGCCTTCACCGGGTTTGTCGAAGCCGAATGGCGACAACCGTTGTTGCAAGGTGCCGGCACCACGTACAACCGAATCGCTGGCCCCAATGCATTGCCAGGGCAGTACAACGGTGTCTTGATCGCTCGCATCAACGAAGACGTCACATTGGCGGATTTCGAAGCCGCAGTGATTCAGCTGACCGCCGACGTTGAACAAGCGTACTGGGACCTGGCGACGGCCTACCGCATCTTGGATGCAAATATCAAAGGCCGGGAATCCGCCCAGCAGACCTTTCAATATCAGAAAGTGCGTTTGGAAGTGGGTACCGGGCGTACCGACGAAGAAGCCCAAGCTAGATCCCAGTTCTATCAGTTCCAGGCCGAAGTCGAATCCTCGTTGGGCGGCCCCAATGGACTGTATGCACTTGAACAAAGACTGCGTTACCTGATCGGCATGACCGCGTCCGACGGGCGATTGCTGCGTCCGGCTACCGATCCGATCGATGCGAAAGTCATCTTCGATTGGGAAAGTGCCCTGGGGCAAGCCCTGCAGCGACGCGTCGAAATCCGTCGTCAACGTTACAACGTGAAACGACGCGAACTAGAAATCGTTGCCGCACGGATGGACCTGCGACCGCGTTTGGATTTCTTGGCACAGTATCGTTGGCGCGGCTTGGGTGACCACCTGATCGGCGACGACGATGGTGCCCAGTTCAACAGCATGTACGGCAACATGACCGGTGGAGATTTCCAAGAAGGCCAGGCCGGCATCGAATTCTCGCTCCCGGTCGGCATGCGACAAGCCAGTTTGGCCGTGCAACAATCGCGTCTGAATCTGCAACGCGAACGCGCTCTGTTGGAAGAGACCGAGTTGCGGATCAGCCACGACCTATCGGATGCTGCACGTCAAGTTTCGCTGACCTACCAATTGGTGGAAACCAACTACAACCGTTACCAGGCAGACTTGTTGCAAGTCGATGTGCTGCGACGTCGTTATCTTGACGGCAACGACAACATCAACTTTTTGCTGCAAGCCCAACGGCAAGTCGTGATCAGCGAAGCGGCGTTCTATCGTTCATTGTTCAGTTACAACATCGCGATCCGCGATCTGCATCGCCAGAAAGGTTCGCTGTTGGCGTACAACCAAGTTCAACTTGCCGAAGGTCCTTGGGCCGCCGGTGCCGCCGCCGACGCTCACACGACCGGTCGGTTCCTGGAACCACGAATCAATCCGTCGGCTGTCAGTGTTCCAGCACCGCTGACCAGTGGACCGTTTGACCCATCGGCACCGCAGAACACCGGTTTCACCGCCGCACCGTTGGCCAATGAAGTGATCGATTCGCCGATGATCGAAGCGATGTCCTACGACGACGAATCGGTCACGATCGACCCGGTGGTTGTGGAGGAAGTCCCCAGCCCATCGGACGCCCTGATTCCGATTGAATAG